In a single window of the Halobacteriovorax sp. DA5 genome:
- a CDS encoding CpaF family protein has protein sequence MSSVFNDAIKNLLYPIGDLLEDEGVSEVMINGPHEIFVEKKGLVFKVPNQFEDESSLISAMRAIAQSVNRTIDEDNPRLDARLPDGSRIHVVLPPMAKNGTTVAIRKFSKESLTLKDLISFGSMSDVAARFLDICVYLGKNVLVSGGTGSGKTTMLNVLGGRIPKTQRLIIIEDAAELQVDAEHVVNFETRKADELKGIEEVSIRDLVISAMRLRPDRIIVGEVRGDEALDLVQVMNTGHDGSMGTVHANNPIDACTRLETLCLMGDTKIPPDAVRKMVGSALQIVVQCSRYHDGGRRTSHISEVLGVDNNGNYIVRDIFRWVQTGKDPQTGKYIGEMVPCNYVPTFFEDIVVHKLPFPKSNFLAPDWVKDMVKKKVA, from the coding sequence ATGTCTTCGGTATTTAACGATGCGATTAAGAATTTACTTTATCCAATAGGCGACCTTTTGGAAGATGAAGGTGTTTCCGAAGTTATGATTAATGGGCCCCATGAAATTTTTGTTGAAAAGAAAGGTCTCGTTTTTAAAGTTCCAAATCAATTCGAAGACGAATCATCACTTATCTCTGCAATGCGTGCCATTGCTCAATCGGTAAATCGAACAATTGATGAAGATAACCCGCGCCTAGATGCGCGTCTGCCAGATGGTTCACGTATTCACGTGGTACTACCTCCAATGGCAAAGAATGGAACGACAGTGGCCATTCGTAAATTTTCTAAGGAAAGTCTAACTCTTAAGGACCTTATCTCATTTGGTTCTATGTCTGATGTGGCCGCAAGGTTTCTGGATATATGCGTGTATCTTGGAAAGAATGTTCTTGTATCTGGTGGTACGGGTTCTGGAAAGACGACGATGCTAAACGTTTTAGGGGGAAGAATTCCTAAAACACAACGTCTCATCATTATCGAAGATGCGGCAGAACTACAAGTTGATGCCGAACACGTCGTAAATTTTGAAACGAGAAAGGCGGATGAGTTAAAGGGGATTGAGGAAGTTTCAATTCGTGATCTCGTTATTTCTGCCATGAGGCTTCGCCCTGATAGAATTATTGTTGGGGAGGTTCGTGGAGATGAGGCCCTGGATCTTGTTCAAGTTATGAATACTGGTCACGATGGTTCAATGGGAACTGTTCACGCCAATAACCCAATTGATGCCTGTACTCGTCTTGAGACACTTTGCCTTATGGGTGATACAAAAATTCCACCAGATGCTGTTAGGAAAATGGTTGGGAGTGCTTTGCAAATTGTTGTTCAGTGTAGTCGTTATCATGATGGGGGACGTCGTACGTCGCATATTTCAGAAGTATTAGGTGTCGATAATAATGGGAATTATATTGTTCGCGATATCTTTCGCTGGGTTCAAACTGGTAAGGATCCGCAAACTGGTAAGTATATAGGAGAGATGGTGCCGTGTAATTATGTACCAACTTTCTTTGAAGATATTGTTGTCCATAAGCTACCATTTCCAAAATCTAATTTCCTTGCCCCAGATTGGGTGAAGGATATGGTTAAGAAAAAGGTCGCTTAA
- a CDS encoding ImmA/IrrE family metallo-endopeptidase: MKKGILALLLACVSTFSFACDEHGTTGIVEDNNLWIPSNVKSINTISEGEFNSIIDKIEAIYAPIIAAKGKTLEIERKWEDGTVNAYAQQIGNTWRVSMFGGLARHETITRDGFATVVCHELGHHLGGAPKKASWWGSSWASNEGQADYFATSKCLRKFMENDDNASIMSEVEVPAVAVKNCEKNFVNENEYAMCLRGSMAGMSLANLFRALRSMTSELKFDTPDPAVVSKTNDNHPAPQCRLDTYYQGALCTVDAYTDVDQNDANIGTCNRTENFTTGLRPLCWFKPGQAVVEAQ, translated from the coding sequence TTGAAAAAAGGAATTTTAGCTCTACTACTTGCATGTGTATCGACTTTTTCTTTCGCATGTGACGAGCACGGAACAACAGGAATCGTAGAAGACAACAACCTATGGATTCCTTCAAATGTTAAAAGTATCAACACAATTTCAGAAGGTGAGTTCAACTCAATCATTGATAAGATTGAAGCGATCTATGCACCGATTATCGCTGCTAAAGGTAAAACTTTAGAAATCGAAAGAAAATGGGAAGATGGAACTGTTAACGCATACGCTCAGCAAATTGGTAACACTTGGCGTGTTAGTATGTTTGGTGGTCTTGCAAGACACGAAACAATCACAAGAGACGGATTTGCAACTGTTGTATGTCACGAGCTTGGTCACCACCTAGGTGGAGCACCTAAGAAAGCTAGCTGGTGGGGATCTTCATGGGCTTCAAACGAAGGTCAAGCTGATTACTTCGCTACTTCTAAGTGTCTAAGAAAGTTCATGGAAAACGACGATAACGCTTCAATCATGAGCGAAGTTGAAGTTCCAGCTGTAGCAGTTAAGAACTGTGAGAAAAACTTTGTTAACGAAAACGAATATGCAATGTGTCTAAGAGGTTCAATGGCAGGTATGTCACTAGCTAACCTTTTCAGAGCACTAAGAAGCATGACTTCTGAGCTTAAGTTTGACACTCCAGATCCAGCTGTAGTTTCTAAAACTAATGACAACCACCCAGCACCACAGTGTCGTCTAGATACTTACTACCAAGGTGCTCTATGTACTGTTGACGCTTACACAGATGTAGATCAAAACGATGCAAACATCGGTACTTGTAACAGAACTGAAAACTTCACAACTGGACTAAGACCACTATGTTGGTTCAAACCAGGTCAAGCTGTAGTTGAAGCACAATAA
- a CDS encoding cupredoxin domain-containing protein produces the protein MKSFVVTLLTLIITSFAFGIQETYFHKKEEFEIPKRDLSIIATDKGFFPSKVTAFVGEKLNLYVTSATKQPSCLILKEHEVYVEAKTGEVREASVFLDTPGRFKFYCPSGQISGILTVIEHPREKAKKDEQKREIASRESERVRVWRPKDD, from the coding sequence ATGAAAAGCTTCGTTGTGACGTTATTGACATTGATTATTACATCCTTTGCCTTTGGCATCCAGGAGACTTACTTTCATAAGAAAGAGGAATTTGAGATTCCTAAGAGAGATCTGTCGATTATCGCTACAGATAAAGGTTTTTTTCCTTCAAAGGTTACGGCCTTCGTTGGTGAGAAGTTAAACCTTTATGTTACATCAGCGACAAAACAGCCTAGTTGTCTAATATTAAAAGAGCACGAAGTATATGTTGAGGCCAAGACTGGTGAAGTTAGGGAAGCTTCAGTTTTTCTTGATACGCCTGGACGCTTCAAATTTTACTGCCCGTCAGGACAAATCAGTGGAATTTTAACTGTTATTGAACATCCACGAGAGAAGGCAAAAAAAGACGAGCAAAAAAGAGAAATCGCATCTCGTGAAAGTGAGCGAGTGCGTGTTTGGCGTCCAAAAGACGACTGA
- the eno gene encoding phosphopyruvate hydratase codes for MSKIKSITPRQILDSRGNPTVEVDLVTENGFMARAAVPSGASTGSKEALELRDGDKSYYLGKSVRKAISNINEYIAPKIIGMDVFDLRAVDQAMLDVDGTENKEKLGANAILAVSMCVARAGALEKGKSLYAYLREDLGVPVASDKYRLPTPMMNIINGGEHASNNLDIQEFMIIPHMEKSFSENLRAGVETFHALKSVLTEKGYSTNVGDEGGFAPSLKSHEEALDLILSAIEKAGYKPGQDISISLDAAASEFYKDGSYKMQGKSYSSEDMVEYYSNLVSKYPIYSIEDGLDEADYSGWVKLTEKLGDKCLLVGDDLFVTNKKILAEGIEKKQANSILVKINQIGSLSETFDTLKLAFENNFRAIISHRSGETSDAFIADLAVATSSGLIKTGSASRSDRLAKYNQLLRIEEALGSEAKYDGLI; via the coding sequence ATGTCTAAAATTAAATCTATTACTCCACGTCAAATCTTAGACTCACGAGGAAACCCAACTGTTGAAGTTGATTTAGTAACTGAAAATGGTTTTATGGCCCGTGCAGCAGTTCCTTCTGGGGCATCAACTGGCTCTAAAGAAGCGCTTGAGTTAAGAGACGGTGACAAGTCTTACTACCTTGGAAAATCTGTTAGAAAGGCAATTTCAAATATCAATGAATATATCGCGCCAAAAATTATAGGAATGGATGTTTTTGACTTAAGAGCTGTTGATCAAGCAATGCTTGATGTTGATGGAACAGAAAATAAAGAAAAGTTAGGAGCTAATGCTATTCTTGCTGTTTCAATGTGTGTTGCTCGTGCAGGTGCTCTTGAAAAAGGAAAGTCTCTTTATGCTTATTTAAGAGAAGATCTAGGTGTTCCTGTGGCAAGTGATAAGTATCGCTTACCAACTCCTATGATGAATATTATCAATGGTGGGGAGCACGCTTCAAATAATCTTGATATTCAAGAATTTATGATTATTCCTCATATGGAAAAGTCATTTAGTGAAAACCTAAGAGCTGGTGTTGAAACTTTTCACGCTCTAAAAAGTGTTTTAACAGAAAAAGGATATTCAACAAATGTTGGTGATGAAGGTGGGTTTGCACCATCTCTTAAGTCACACGAAGAGGCCCTTGATCTTATTCTCAGCGCTATTGAGAAGGCCGGTTATAAACCAGGTCAAGATATCTCGATCAGCCTTGATGCAGCTGCTTCAGAGTTCTATAAAGATGGAAGCTACAAAATGCAAGGTAAGAGCTATTCAAGTGAGGATATGGTTGAATATTACTCAAATTTAGTTTCAAAATATCCGATATATTCAATTGAAGACGGGCTTGATGAAGCTGACTATTCTGGTTGGGTAAAGCTGACTGAAAAGTTAGGGGATAAATGCTTACTAGTTGGAGATGACTTATTTGTAACAAATAAGAAGATCCTAGCTGAAGGTATTGAGAAAAAGCAGGCAAACTCAATCTTAGTTAAGATTAATCAAATTGGTTCTCTAAGTGAAACATTTGATACGTTAAAGCTAGCTTTTGAAAATAACTTTAGAGCAATTATCTCTCACCGCTCAGGAGAAACAAGTGATGCCTTCATTGCTGATCTTGCTGTAGCAACTTCGAGTGGACTTATTAAAACAGGTTCTGCTTCAAGAAGTGATCGTCTTGCAAAATATAATCAACTACTAAGAATTGAAGAGGCCCTTGGTAGTGAAGCAAAGTACGACGGATTAATCTAA
- a CDS encoding response regulator → MKALIIDDKRTISESLKSLIASSGYFANVSMASNGVDACQMIKNDNYDLIVIDLNLPEMGGQEVLQYIERLYHLEEKQREKYPHIMLISGDIDVDKIHDASKINVEEVLTKPFNAQDFNHKLYAILENLNGEIIAA, encoded by the coding sequence ATGAAAGCTCTCATCATTGACGACAAAAGAACAATATCAGAATCCCTTAAGTCACTAATTGCAAGCAGTGGCTATTTTGCAAATGTATCAATGGCCTCAAATGGAGTCGATGCCTGTCAGATGATTAAAAATGATAATTATGATCTCATTGTCATCGACTTAAATCTCCCAGAAATGGGTGGCCAAGAAGTATTACAATATATTGAACGACTCTATCACCTCGAAGAAAAGCAACGTGAGAAATATCCACATATCATGCTCATTTCGGGAGATATCGATGTCGACAAGATTCATGATGCTTCAAAGATAAATGTAGAAGAAGTTCTGACAAAGCCATTTAACGCCCAGGACTTCAATCATAAGCTCTACGCAATTCTCGAAAATTTAAACGGAGAAATTATCGCTGCTTAG
- a CDS encoding glutamate racemase gives MKIGIFDSGIGGLSVLREVAKLMDRCEIYYFADRLNAPYGNKTKEEVFTFCQSIVEDFISHGIDTILIACNSATAMAINELRTNYPNIRFFGIEPFINVINLRPELKKQKGVVLTTKITADSMRFQSLKERYDPKEHLVYRVSKNLAKIIEDSFDSGRLNEDEISKEIVDSIFPSGQKESYDYIILGCTHYPFVKELFKANVGAQSISPCYHVAKHMADQCVINEDAQIVDFFYYRDSRSPDLWRKVKKQNLEGFPFF, from the coding sequence TTGAAGATAGGTATTTTTGATTCTGGCATTGGTGGACTTAGCGTGTTGCGTGAAGTCGCAAAACTTATGGATCGTTGCGAAATTTATTACTTTGCAGATCGCCTGAATGCACCATATGGCAATAAGACAAAAGAAGAAGTATTTACTTTTTGTCAGAGTATTGTCGAAGACTTTATCTCTCATGGAATTGATACCATTTTAATTGCATGTAACTCTGCTACGGCCATGGCCATTAATGAATTACGCACTAATTACCCAAATATTCGCTTTTTTGGGATTGAACCATTTATTAATGTCATTAACCTGCGCCCAGAGCTTAAAAAGCAAAAGGGAGTGGTTTTAACAACTAAGATTACTGCAGATTCTATGCGTTTTCAGAGCTTGAAAGAGCGCTATGATCCAAAAGAACACTTGGTTTACCGCGTATCAAAGAATTTAGCTAAAATTATTGAAGACAGTTTTGATAGTGGAAGGCTCAATGAAGATGAGATTTCTAAAGAGATAGTTGATTCAATTTTTCCTTCAGGCCAGAAAGAGAGTTATGATTATATAATTTTAGGTTGTACTCACTATCCTTTCGTCAAAGAGCTATTTAAGGCCAATGTTGGGGCCCAAAGTATTTCTCCTTGTTATCATGTGGCCAAGCATATGGCAGATCAATGTGTCATAAACGAAGATGCTCAAATCGTTGATTTCTTCTATTATCGTGATAGTCGAAGCCCAGATTTATGGCGCAAAGTTAAAAAGCAAAATTTAGAAGGTTTTCCCTTTTTCTAA
- a CDS encoding Hsp20/alpha crystallin family protein — MKKIICITFFLLSVVSYGQTNDPLVDQITQMRDEMFKQMQAGDSFDAEIQKMFERLQKLGQIKGLPDRFNRHVNMVEYFWQDADTLVIKISKDDEVNVEVKENIIVISGQKVIKSPNGISKSSFSQSIPLRANLDSTSVKMSMKDGNIVMDFRPLKKSKQR, encoded by the coding sequence ATGAAGAAGATAATTTGTATCACTTTTTTTCTACTTTCAGTTGTAAGTTATGGTCAAACTAATGATCCACTGGTTGATCAAATCACACAAATGCGTGATGAGATGTTTAAGCAGATGCAAGCAGGGGATAGCTTTGATGCCGAGATTCAAAAGATGTTTGAGCGATTGCAGAAGTTAGGCCAGATCAAAGGACTTCCTGATCGCTTCAATCGTCATGTGAATATGGTGGAATACTTTTGGCAGGATGCTGACACTCTCGTTATCAAAATTTCTAAAGATGATGAAGTCAATGTCGAAGTGAAAGAAAACATCATAGTTATTAGTGGTCAAAAGGTCATTAAATCGCCAAATGGTATTTCTAAATCATCTTTTTCACAGAGTATCCCATTAAGAGCTAATCTTGACTCGACTTCAGTTAAGATGAGTATGAAGGATGGTAATATCGTAATGGATTTTAGGCCTTTAAAGAAATCTAAGCAGCGATAA